In Dasypus novemcinctus isolate mDasNov1 chromosome 8, mDasNov1.1.hap2, whole genome shotgun sequence, the genomic stretch CTGTGCCAGCACAGACTTTAGTGCCAGGCACTAGATAGAGGGGAAGCTGCATCTGGggaaagcagggatgtgaacatTTCTGGAGAGAGGAAGAGCTGGGGTAGGACTTTGCCAGGAGGGAAGAGCTGGCTTTGGGGCAGTAGGTGGGGTTACCATATGGGAGTAGCCTGCGCTGGCCAGCCGCAATTCATCCGGAGAGAAAGCTATGCTCTTCACCCAGGTGACGTGGCCCTTAAGCTGGACAAGCAGGCTACTTGTCTGAGGCTTCCAGATGCGAATGGTCTTGTCCCAGGAGCCAGATGCCTGGACAGCAGATAGCTCTGAGCCCGTTGGTGTGGGGCCTGCATGCTCACTGAAGCCTGAAATGACCCCTGACCCTCCAAAGGTCTTGCACCCAGCAAGGGACCAGCTTGGAGCCAGGGCAGCCCAGCTCACCAGGAGGCCAGATGCTGAGTAGCTCAAGCAGCTGATGTTGCCCCTGTGGCCCTCCAGCTTCTGGTGGAAGGCTGCCGGGAGCCCTCCCCGCAGGTCCCAGATGCACAGCATGGAGTCCCAGGAGCCGGTGGCCTGCAGGCAGTGGCCATGAGCTTGGACCAGCTGGGCCCTGTCTACCCTCTTAGTGCCTAGGCTGGACTAGGCTGGACTGGACTGGTGTGAGAGTGCTCCCTTGGCCTAAAGCCAGGCGCTGTGTAAGGCTCAGATCAAGACACCTCTGGGCCCTGTGGAATCCCCACCTTACAGATAAGGAGATAGGTTTGGAGGAGCCCTCACCCcttcctctgctccctgcctctTGGCCCAGAATGGGCATGTGGATATGGAGCTCTAGGTACCCCCTTCCTGTCGGCTCTGCGGTGGGTCCAGGGCACGGCTCACCAGGCAGTCCGCGCTGGGTGAGAAGTCACTGCTCTGGATGGAGTCATGGTGCCCGACTAAGAGGCGCAGCATCTGGCCCGACTGGAGGAGATGGAGGAGGCCTGGGCTGCAGGGAGGGGGTAGGTGCCATATCCCAAGGCCTGGGCCCTGTGGGCTGGCACATCAAGGAAAGCAGTCCAGAAGTCGGGGTGCCAGGTTCTAGGCCTCTGAGATGAGTCAAACCCAGACCTTGGAGGACTGTCAGGATAACAATATTAACACACAAGGCCCCAGGAGGTTGTTGGGTCTTGAAGACAAGGAGGGGGAACCTTACGTGCAAAAGTCTTGAGGCAAGAGGGCTGGTGTATGCAGGGAGGCCTGCAGAAGGCTGCAGCCAGCTGTGGGGGGCCTGGGATGGGAATGTGGGTGAGGACGATGAGGAACCACAGAAGGGTCTGAGCCAGGAGGGCAGGCCTGGGTGGGAATGATCCCTCTGGAGTCGGTGCGCAGTAGATGCCTCCTCCAGATGCCAGGCCTCGCCCTGCCTGTCCCTGGCACGGTCCCCGCTCTTCCACATACCTGCACCTCCCAGAGCATCACCCGTTTGTCCCAGCCACCCGATGCCAGCTGCCTTGAGTCAGGGCTGAAGCAGACCGTCTCCACACTCCGTTGATGACCTGCAGGCACCGGCCCGGGGTGGCACAGGACATGGCAAGTTCCGAAAGTGAACCCAGCCTGGCTGCCTGCTCCCAGTCCCAACCGGCCCACTCACCCTTCAGGACCCGCAGACATTTGGCTCCTGCTACATCCCACAGGCGGATGGTGCAGTCATAGGAGGCGCTGGCAAAGAGGCGGCCATCAGGAGAGAAGCGACAGAACTTCACGGGGCCTGGGGTGGGTGGTGATGGTCAGGAACAGGGCACCACCCTCCACCTCTGGCCCCAGAGTTCAACCTCTGCTAACTGCTCCAGCCTCACTGCCTACCTTCCCTCAGGGCTTCCATCTTTCTCTTCCAGCCATCAAAGTGCCTGGACTTCCATGCCTTTGCCTGGGCTGGACCCTTACCCAACCCTAACTTGCCCTTCTGGAAAATCAATATTCAAATCAAATGCAGGCATTTCCCAGAAATTTTCCCTGACAACTCATCCTACAGGCTCCTTGCCTTCTTTGAGCTCCCACAGTCCCTGGCTTTTCCCATTATAGCATTAATCAGTCTGACCTGTAATGGCTGGTCATTTATTTTAGTCTCTCTAATAGTAATCACAATGGTTACATTTACCAGGTCCTTACTGGATGCCAGTCACTTTACTTGCATTATCTCACCCTACAGGGTAGCTACTATTATGCCCATTCTATAGAAGAGTAAATAGGGTCTCAGAAAGATGACATGACTTGACCAAAGACACAGTCAAAAAAGTGGAAGGATCTGAGTTACAAGTCTGTTAGATTCAAAAGTCCTTGTCCCCAGGGACCAGGTCCTGTCTCCTTGGcttcctgccccagccctgcccaggctgCCTTGCACTGATGGCCAGCTCAGACGTTGGAGGTCATTGTGATAGGCTCTGAAGAATGCCCAAATGGATCCAGGAGTCTAAACCTCCCATCCAGGCTGTGGAAGCCCCACCTGTGTGGCCACCCATCCTCCACAGCTGCCGCCCGCTCTGGGTCTCCCAGCCATACAGGTAGCCATCATCTGAGGCTGTGAGCAGCATCTGGCCATCAGGGGAAAAGGCACAGGAGTTGACCTGGAAGCAAAGCACAAAAGTAGTTCCCATCTTGAGGTGGGAAATACCTGTCTGCTTATCTCTAACCCTGGGCTCCTGGGCCAGCTCAAAACACAGCCCAGGGAATGTGGGGTTGGAGCTTGGGCTTCAGGTCTCACTCTAGCACCAGAACCCAGAACCCCAGTCCCACTCGAATTAGAGCCAGGAGCTTGGAGCCCTGTTTAAAACCTGTGCCTGAAGCCCAGAACCAAGAGCCTGTTCTAGAGCTGGAGCCCAGAACTGGAAGTCCAGAATGTTTTGAAGCCTCAGAGACCACTGCAGACCCAGAGCCCGAGGTCTAGAGAATACGAGTCAGCCAGGTGCGCAGAGCCCACTCCGGAGCCAGACTCAATAGCCTGGCGCCCTTTCTAGAACTAGAGTCTAGAACCTAGAGTCTTTTGTAGAGGTGGAGCCCAGACCCAGTAGTGTAGCGCTACTTTGAGTCCAGAGAACACTCTGGAGCCTCCATTACACAGAACCAGGAGACATTCTATACCAGACCACTCTAGACCCAAGGCCAGGAGCCTAGATTTCGAACAGGACCTCACCTCCCCGCGGTGCCGGTCGAAAATTTTCACTCTACCCACGACCAGCATCCCCGGGGCCCCGCTGTTCACGGGCCTCGGGTCGCAGGGCCGTGGCGGGTTCCCTCCTGGGCGGGGGCTGGTAGGGCCCGCGGGCCCTGCCTCGGGACAGGATGTAGGGGAAaccaggtggggggtgggggaagactGTGTACAGCCGTCTCCATGGTAATCGGGCGGGACGCGCAGGCGCAGCAGGATCTcctggaagcccagaggggacTCCGCCTGGGAGAGGCCGCCCTCAGCTCTGGGGAGGTGGGGCCGCAGCGGGCCGGACTTCTCGCGGCTCCCGGGGCTGCCGCACCGCGGGAAGCGATCGGCGGCGGGGCGAGACGTGGCGCAAGGTGGCCGCCAGGGGGCGCCGCCGCCCCACTCGCAGCGCCCGCCCTGCGCCCGCTCCGCGCTGGCGCCCGGGCCGTCCAGTTTGCACAGGGCTGCAGGCCCCTTTGAGGCAGGGCCGGAGCGAGCTCGAGTCCCCATCTGCACAATGGAGAGACTGATCTGTCCCACACGACAGGACTTCAGGGTTGAGCCCAGCGCGAGGCCTGGCACATGGTCGGGGCCCAGGAGAGCCCCCTCCAGAGTCAGCCTGTCCCTCCAGGAGTAACCTGCCCTGAGGCTGAGGAGTAACCCCAGACAGGGTTGGGGACAGTAACCATGGTGCCCTCTAGGGTGTGGGGAGCCGGACGTGCGAGTCAAGCCTTAGAAAGTGGGGTCGCTGTTATTAAACACTCCTGGCAGCACAAAATGTACCGGTGGAGGAGGTGGACGTGGACGTGGAGGGAGGCCCTGCGAAACTACCAAGATCCTTCTTGGAGAAACCTGGGAAAAAATAGGACTTCATTTCAACGAGCGTTTTATAGATGAGACCCAAGAGGTGGAGGGACCGGTCCAAGGTCTCTCAGCGGGAAATGGAAAGAGGTTTTCACGCGGGGTCTGTCTGACTCAAGGGAGTTATATTAGAACCATCTGCCAAAAGACGTCGAGGCCCCTGCTTCCTGGTACatatgggaaactgaggcccagagaaggcgGGATTTGGCCCAGTCACCCAGTGCCTCCTTAGCATAGCTGGGGTAGGAACcgtcccctttcccccacagctGGGTAGGGGTGGGACAGAGCTCCCTCTCACCTCTCCCCACACACACTCTTTCCCCAGATTCCAGGCtgcctgggggcagggagggacggCTGCGCTTCTCAGGGGTTCCAGCGGTGACTCACACCCCTCCCCTCCAGGCCCCTTGGCCAGAGGCTTCTCACAAGAGATTCACAGGGCTCCTCTCTATTTTGGGCCCCAGACAGTCAGGCGGGGCGAGGGGGCGACAATGGCGGCTTTGAGGcgggccccacccccaccccagctcccaaGGGGCCTGGGTCACTGAGTTGGCTTTTCAAGGGCGGTCTCCCAGACCTGACTCCCAGGCCCAGCCCCCACGACTGGCTCCCCAGTCTCTCcagctctccccctccctccgccCAGGCACCTAACACCCCATGCCCATCTTGGGCACATTCCCCAGCCACCTAGTTGCTTCTGCAGGGGGTCCAGAGCCACCGTCCCCAGCCCAGGCCTCCCCGAGCTCTCTGGAG encodes the following:
- the WDR38 gene encoding WD repeat-containing protein 38, coding for MAELMLCAVEGLTMLSRPDGWMGSKKMTFNQHNGRGGGELRAGLVGTKEPPAKAGAMRKCGKVRRVQDCGPATTGGGMTLERPAGICARDGGRPPFQQSRRQRREHGRLPEEETIKGLRAGYSWRDRLTLEGALLGPDHVPGLALGSTLKSCRVGQISLSIVQMGTRARSGPASKGPAALCKLDGPGASAERAQGGRCEWGGGAPWRPPCATSRPAADRFPRCGSPGSREKSGPLRPHLPRAEGGLSQAESPLGFQEILLRLRVPPDYHGDGCTQSSPTPHLVSPTSCPEAGPAGPTSPRPGGNPPRPCDPRPVNSGAPGMLVVGRVKIFDRHRGEVNSCAFSPDGQMLLTASDDGYLYGWETQSGRQLWRMGGHTGPVKFCRFSPDGRLFASASYDCTIRLWDVAGAKCLRVLKGHQRSVETVCFSPDSRQLASGGWDKRVMLWEVQSGQMLRLLVGHHDSIQSSDFSPSADCLATGSWDSMLCIWDLRGGLPAAFHQKLEGHRGNISCLSYSASGLLASGSWDKTIRIWKPQTSSLLVQLKGHVTWVKSIAFSPDELRLASAGYSHMVKVWDCNTGRCIETLTGVLDVAHTCFFTPDGKLLVSGASDQV